From Scytonema millei VB511283:
TCTTGTCTCTGTTCTGGTTCTAAAGTTTGTACGGGTACGGAATAGCGCCGTGCTAAATCTAGTACTACCTCGCTGAAAGAAGTCTTGCCCAATTCCATCAAAAATGTAATTGCATTCCCTCCAGCCCCACAACCGAAGCAATAATACATTTGCTTGCCAGGGCTGACACTAAAACTAGGGGTTTTCTCATCATGAAACGGGCATAAACCGACAAAATCTTTCCCACGCTTGCGCAGAACAACGTGTTCCGAGACGATATCAACAACATCAGCTCTTTGTTTGACTTGTTCGACTGTATCGGGGTGCAGGCGAGGAATTTGCATATCGGTCAGTTATCAGTTATCAGTTATCAGTTATCAGTTATCAGTACTTCTTTAACCAGCTTTAGTAGCAACACCTTGATATAAATAACCAACAAATTTGGGTGTTTTCTCTGCGTAAAACTCTTCGACAGTTACCAGGTCGAATTGTTTTTCTACTAGTTGTTTAATATTACGATTAAAGTGACAGCCATCGGCAATAACTTTTTGGAGTGGAGTCAAGCGGTTTTGCCAAACTTGAACTTGAGGTTCATGACTCAGTCCGTGTTCTACAAAAAAGAATTTTCCTCCTGGTTTTAATACCCGATAGATTTCTTGCAGTGCTTGTTCGACTTTGGCAATACTACACAACGTCCAAGTACTGACAACGCTATCAAACGTATTATCTGCCATTGGCAAGTTTTCGCCATTCAACACGCGATTGTCTACAGTAATATGAGATTTTTGGATGCGCTTTTGAGCCAAAGCATGAACGCCAGGGTTAGCATCAATTGCTACCAATTTATCAATGTTTTCTGGATAGTAAGAGAGATTTAAACCCGTACCAAAACCAATTTCTAAAACTTCTCCCGTCACATTTGCCAAAACTTCTTTTCGATATTGAGCCATAGTCGGATCGGACAACGACCAGTCAAGCAAGTAAGGTAGGATTCTTTGTGAATAAAATCCCATTGATTCCTCCTAGACAGACTTATAACAGCTTTAGTTCTTGTATTTTAGCGAAAATAAACTTATTAAAAATTTATTCCCGAGACTGACTGCCCAAATTCAAATCAGCTTGTAAAAAGTCTACAAATTGCCTCGCCGTACGTCCAGAACGTCCGTTATGTCTAGTTGCCCATTGTAAAGCGCGGTAATCTAAGTCTGTGTCGGAAATACTAATACCAGCTAGACTTGCCAAATGTCGCACAATATGTAAGTAAGTATCTTGATTTGCTGGTTCAAAAGTTAAAGTTAACCCAAAGCGATCGCTAAATGAAAGCTTCTCTTGTACAGTATCCCACACGCCTACCTCTTCATTTTGACTCGGACGGGGGCGATCGCCAAACATTTCTCTGACCAAATGGCGACGGTTAGAAGTCGCATAAACAACCACATTCTGAGGACGGGCGGTTAAATTTCCTTCTAAAACAACTTTCAAGGCTTTAAAAGCATCGTCATCTTCTTCAAATGAGAGGTCGTCAACAAATATAATAAACTTTTGCGGCACGCCCCGCAGTTGCTCGACAATTGCAGGTAAAGCAGCTAAATCAGATTTAGCAACTTCAATTAAACGTAAGTTTTTGTCGCCATATTCATGTAATAATCCCTTTACCAAAGACGACTTTCCCGAACCCCGACTACCGTATAGTAAAACGTGGAGGGCAGGATAACCTGCAAGTAAGAATTCTGTATTTTTTTTCAATGTATCTCGTTGATACTCGTATCCTACCAACTGTTGTAACTGCACTGGATCGGCATGGGGAATACCAATAAGTTGTCCCGACTGCCAGCGTAATGCCCGATATTTAGCAAAGATACCCGTACCATGTTGGCAATAGTATGCGGCTAAATCCGATAGGATATCCGCCCAGTTTTCGAGTTGTGATAATTTGTGGTAAATGGTGCGATCGCTGATTATTTCCGTAGTTTTTTTTGTATGTATTTCAGTCCAAGCTACTGGAGGAACATTGAGTTTAGCTGCGGCTTGTACCCATTGGCTTAATTGAATTCCACTACATTGATAGAGGCTTTGTAAAGCTTGTAAATCTTGCTGAACGGCGGCGATGAGAGATGGTGGTAAATCTACTAAATCAGTATTTTGAATTTGTCTTGAAAACGGATTATTATCTACCAGAATTTGGCTAATTAAATAATCTTGCCAGGATTGGTTACAAGATGCGATCGCCTTAAAATAATTTCCATAAGCGCGAACGCATCCTAATTCATCTACCTCGTTGTGTCGCAACGACTGTAACAAATCGATTTGGCGTAAAGAACGTAGTAAATTAAGAAAAGCCTGTCCTACCTCATCTGTTAAGACAGATTGGTATATTAGTAAAGAAGCTGCTTGCAGTTGTAAAAATTCAAAAGATGAATTCGTTTGAGTATCCATGTTTCGGCGCTATCTCCCCACAACAATCGCCCAAATACTAGCAGCAATAATTACAGCCCCTAGATGCTGTGTTAACATCATTCGCAACGGTTGACGCGCAATTTTCTGAGTCAATACCACTGTCAATAATACAGAAAAAATCAGCGTCGTTCCTTGTAAAAATGCAATCACAGCCGGATGCGCCACCACCACAGGTAATCCCGTTCCACTCAAACCAAAAGTTGCAAAAGTCACGGGTAAAATGCGTCCTGCTTCTCCCAATCCTAATCGCAGATAGTGCGCCAAACTTCCACCCAAAACCAACGGTAAATACCCATATACCAACTCCCCAAAAGGCTTTACCATAAAACGTGAAATATCTTTTGTATCCTTTGCGCCTCTGCGCCTTTGCGTGACATAATTCTTCACCCAAAAAAGCGATCGCATCAACCCATAAACCACAAAAACAAACCCAGCCGGAACCAACAAAACAAACAAAGACAAACCCAAATGAGGCAAAAACTGCGTCAGATCGATCTCCAAACCCAAACTAGTTTGAATTTCCGGTAAACGGTGTAGAAAAATTCCGCCTAACAACAACAACAATAGCGCCACCTCATAAGTATGAGGGACGTGAGTTGTCCACAACTCAATTCCTGGCGGACGTAAATTCAACTCAACCGAACGATGCGGACAAGCTTTTAAACAAGTCATGCACAACACGCAATCGCGGTTATCCTCCAACTGCGCCGGATGGGAATATAACGGACAACCATTAGTCTCCATTCCCTCACCTTTTTGAGGACCACCCTTGTAACACTGGTAAGTCGTACATTCTGCCGAACAAGTTCCTTGCTGCGCCCTTAACTCTGTCATCGACAACTTAGCAAATAGCCCGTTCATTCCGCCAATCGGACACAAATAGCGACACCAAAATCGCCGTTCAAAAATTGCCGAAAAAATCATGGCTCCCGCTGTAATTAATAGTAATAAACAGCTAGAAAGATAAGCCGTATTTTCTAAATTCCAAAGTTCTTCCCAGAGAAAAATTAGCGTAAATAAACCGAATAAAAACCAGCCACCCCACTTTTCTGCTTGTTCTCGATGCCACTGTTTCAATTTACGTTGGGGAAACAACCATTGAGATAGCTTTTGCGTGACTTCGCCGTAAATCATAAACGGACACACCGCACACCATAATCTACCCACAAACGGAAAACCCAATAATACGAGGGGCCACCACCAAGCCCAAAACATATTTAAGGCGAAATTTCGATCTCGCTGTTGGGGACCAACAAATAAGATAATGACAATGAAGGCAAAAAACCACAAGGTAAAGCCATAGTTAATCCGGTCTGGATACCAAGAACTGCGGAGAAATCGGCGTAAACCAGGATAGATATTTAATAAGTTGACGCGAAATTGTTTTTTCTTCGTTTGTGCCGACCAAAAAATTTCTTCCGTTAACTCAGTTTCTTCTCCCGACTGCACGATCGCCCGATCGACTAAACTTTGTAACTCTTTTAAGTTGCCGGGAAAATCATAAGACTGTAAGCGACGTAAAGCTTCGGGGGCAATTTTCGATTTGGCTAATCCCTCGCTGCGAGTGTACAAACTGATGTAATATTCTACTAGAGCTTTAAGGTCGGTTTTTCGTACCCGTAATGGGGGTACTTTGATTGTTTGTCCGATGCAACGTGCGATCGCAGGTTGAGTTCGTTCGGCGATCGCTAAAATCCGTGCTTGAGTCGTGCGAGTAACATCTGGCGTATCTTCAGAACGGCTGACAGGATTATAAGTCCCAGTTTGCAGCAATTGCGCGATTTTCGGCACTAACTCTTCGGGCAGTTCTTGAGTATTATTCAAAACTAGCGTTCCTTCACCTAGCCATTCCAGCAACCCTGGCTTCCCGCCGACACGACCAAAAAGATCTGCGCCACTGGTTTGTAGTAAATTGCAGTTAACTTTAATAATCGGCTGGCGGCGTTGAGGAGAACCAAAATGAATTAAGGTGGCAATATTGTCTTTTTCTAATCCTGGTTCGCCAAAAATGAGAACTGATTTTTTGTTACTAGCTGCTTCTCTAATTTCTTGACGCAGCCGCACCGCATAACGACTCGTACCGATGATACCGCGCTTGACTTTAGTGACTAAATATGGGCGCAGGGCGATCGCTCGTTCTTGTTCGTATGATAGTGCTGAAGTTAATTGGCTTAATTCTTGCGCTAGCTGGCGCGAAATCGTTTGAAAGATTTCGGGGTATTGTCCGACAATCTGCTGAAATTCTGCCGTTGGCACTGCCCATAAGTGACATTCTGTCAAGGCAGTCACCGTTCTTTGCACTGGCTGTTCTAAGATTAACTCTTGGAGATTAATGACTGACCCAGGAAGCAAACTAGTCGCCCATACGGAACTAGTCGAATTAGTGTATTTACTCTCCAAGCGACCTTGTTGCAGAATATAAAGCGCTTCTGGGTCAGTCTCTTCTACAACTAAACGCTCGTTAGCAGGGATGACTCGTTCTACAGCAACTTGGGCGATCGCATTTAATACCTCTGACGATAGCACCGATAGCGCCGTTCGCTCTTGCAGCCAGATGAGTAAATCTGGAGACATCGTATCCCCCTTGCCAATACTTCTATTTATTGTGACTCTCAATTATGAATTCGAGGCGCATGTAGCGCGTTTCGACAAAAACTATTACATTGTGGGGTATTTTGATGCCAAGTTATATTCAGAGGTAAGATTTTGGTTCGCGCAAAGACGAGGGCACTTCTGTGCGGGGGTTCCCCCCGTTAAAGAAAGTGTCCGTAGCAAAGGCGCAAAAAAGAACGCCAATAGTTTGACTTTTAACTTTTGACTTTTGACTTACTTATGAGCAGCTCAGATCTCCCTAATCTCTGGGTTCCTTTGACACTTTTAGGCTTCATCATTATGGCTGCCATTTTCTTCAGCCGTTGCGATCGCTCGTAAAGGGACTGGAAACTAGGAAAGGAGAAGGGAGACAAGGAGAGAAGAGAGCTGCTCTCGAGCTGAGGAGGCTCTCGGTGGCTGAGGGAGAAATTTCAATCCACAATCCAAAATTTTCCGACTCCCGACTCCCGTACGGGCGCTTTCTCTGTGCGCCCCTACGACTCCCCATTTAATACAGCCGATTCAACACATAATCACTCATAGCAATCAAGGCTTGTCGAGATTCCGAAACTGGAAGATAACCGATGCATTCTACGGCTTGGTTAGCGTGGTAAGAGGCTAACTCTCTAGCTTTTTGAATGCCTTGACTATCCTTAATCAACGCCAGCGCTTCTTCCAGATCCCCTTCCTGCTCGAAGCGTCGTTCGACTAAGACTTCAAGATAGGGCTTTTCTGCCAAAGCATATAAAGCTGGTGCGGTTAAATTACCGCTTTTGAGATCCGATCCGGCTGGTTTACCCAAAACCTCTGTCGAACCCGTAAAGTCCAAAATATCGTCCACGACTTGGAATGCTAAACCTAAGTGGCGACCGTAGCCGTACATGCGATCGACAATTTCTTTTGAGCCGCCACTGAGTAAACCCGCAGCCTTAGAGCTATTGGCAATCAAAGAAGCTGTTTTGTAATAGCTTTTATCTAAGTAAGCCTCAATCGTCATTGCGGTATCGAACCGAGTCATCCCCTGCTGAATCTCGCCTGTGGCGAAGTTCATAATCACTTCTGAAAGGAGTTTGACCACTTCCAGATTGTCTAAATTGGCTAAATGCCACGAAGCCTGAGCGAATAAAAAGTCACCTGCTAAGATAGCAATTCGGTTGTCAAACAAGCTATGGACGGTAGGAACGCCGCGCCGCATCGGAGCTTCATCCACTACATCGTCGTGTACCAAACTTGCTGTATGGATCATCTCCGTAATTTCCGCTAGTCGGCGGTGACGGAGAGTGATTTCCTCATCTAGCATCGTCGCCCGCGACATCAGCAAAACAATTGCTGGTCGCACCCGTTTTCCTCCAGCTCCAAACAAGTACTCTGCTGCGGCGGAGAGGATGGGATGACGAGTTCCTACTAGTTCTATTAGGTTCTCTGACAGTATACGCAGGTCTGCTTCAACTGGAGAAAATAGGGAAGTCGCTGATGTCATGAAGGAGCTGACTCTAATAGTTTTTTACGAAATTTTACATATTCTGTACTCATTTTAAGCTAAGCCTCGGCAAGGGGGAAGTTTTGGTAAACGTAATTTTTCGCAATCGTCGCGATCGCCCTAATGCATTTCCTGAGAAAAATTGTCGTAGCCTTAGCTACAATTAAGCAAAAGCACTTAGAAAAACTTCGCTTTGTCAAAGTCATCCTTCTCAAGTTCAGTAAATTTACCCAAGATTTATCTATCCGACCGTTGATTTTAAATTTAAAGGCAACATTAGTGACTAAAAGTCTAGATTCATGTGTTAGCCTAGATACTGAAGCATTTAAACCAATTCACAAATTCAACACAGTCGAGCAAGTTGCCAAGAGTAACGATATCGGCTGAGTTGATTAGGTGCGCATACCCAAACGCAATCCAGAACCTCGGCATCGTTCCGAAATCTTTAAGTGCCAGTCAGTTAATTTTGTTTGGTAGACCTGCTAGCGCTTAAAGGTTTTGAATAGAGAGATAATCTCGGAAATTAAGTTAGTGGTGTGCGGAAAACAGTGAGGGAACCAGCAGCTGGCGAGGCATTCGTTTGACTGACTGGTAGGAACTTATTGCGACGTGGAAACTGCCAAAAGCTGCTTTTGGTCGATGCTTTGCGCTGTCTTATTTTTCTAAACATTATTTCTCTTTCTTGACTCGCTGGCGGCACAATGACTTACGGCAACGTACCCATGATTATTCCTTGTTTGGCAACTGGTTATTTATTGACTGTTTACCTTTTACTACTGTTAGCGCAAAGGCACGTAAAAAATCCCGAGACTCGGGACATCTCGACTCCTCAAGAGGAAGGGTTGGGTCAACTATCAGCGACTAGCGATCGGTGATTGGTGTAGAGACGTTACATATAACGTCTCTACAAACGGCTCTAGTCCAAAAGTTCTAGGGGATAACTGGGAGTAAGGACTGTTTCTAAATTAACTTTTTCCACCACAGGAGCATAACCCAGCCATCGGACGGAGGACTGGATAAACTGCTGGGGGCAACCACTGACACAAAAGCGAGTTGGCATCGGTGGTAAATTATTTCGCAGTCCTAGTAAATCGAGTTCGCAAGCTACGGCTTTGACAACGTGAATTGCCGGATCGACCAGCTTGATGCTAGTAGGTAAAAGCGATCGCAGCACGGGTGATAAATGAGGATAGTGGGTACAGCCGTAGATCAGAGTATCGATTTGCTGCTGAATTAAGGGAGCCAGATAGCGCCGTGCTACCTCTTTAGTGTATGGCTCGTTGATCCGATTATCTTCGATCAGAGGCACGAATTCGGGACAACCGACTTGCCAGACTTTAGCAGTACTATCAATCTCTTGAATTGCCTGTGGAAAAGCGTTGCTAGCAGCAGTTGCTGGGGTTGCAATTACACCGATGCGTTTACCTTGTTTTACCGCCGCCTTTGCTCCAGGTAAAATCACACCCAAAATGGGAAACGGAAATTCCCACCGCACCGTCTCTAAAGCTAGAGCGGAACCTGTGTGACAAGCCATCACGACCATTTTTACCTGCTGCTGTTGCATCCAGCAGAGAATTTCGCGAGTAAATTGTACGATCTCGGCTGGCGATCGCGTGCCGTAAGGTAGGCGAGCCGTATCGCCAAAGTATAAAATAGATTCGTTTGGTAGCTGCCGATACAGCTGAGTTAAAACAGTAAGACCACCCACACCACTATCAAATACGCCAATTGGCGATTGTTGGGGTTCTCGACTGGGAAAATCGGAAGGATTATTGATAGAAAGATAGGAATAAAACACAGTTCGAGCTTAACCCGTTAATTATGCTTAGCACAGAACCTATGGGCAAGTTTGTTAACTGGTATTAGCAAAAGCGGCAACCAGTAACGCAAACCCATCCGTCAAGTTGATAATTAACACTGACATTACCGTAGTGTCAACGTTGTTGTTTAATGTACTGAAGAACACCCTGAGCGATCGCTTCTGCCAGTTGATTTTGATAAGCAGCCGTTTTCAAACGCGGGGCATCATGTTGCCCGGTCATGAACCCAGTTTCTACTAAAACAGCTGGCATAGAACTCTTGCGTAGGACGTAAAATCTAGCCTTTCTCACGCGGCGATCGCGAAGATTTGGAACATTTCGCAACATAGCATTGTGAATTGTTACGGCTAGATTGTAGCCGCTATCAAAATAATAAGTCTCCAAACCACTGATATCTGGGCGCGTCGGTAGGGAATTGGCGTGGATGCTGACGAATAGATCCGCATTCACTCGCTCGGCGATATCTACCCGTCCTTGTAGCCCTACAAAATAGTCGCTATCCCGCGTCAGCACGACATGAACGCCGTTTTGTTCCAATATCTGAGCAACTCGATTGCTTATTGGCAGAATAATATCTTTTTCATGCACTCCTCCTGCAACAGCTCCTGGGTCTTTGCCACCGTGTCCTGGGTCGATGACCACAATTGTTTTCCCATTGCGATCGCGGGCTCGAGGTGGTGCTGCGGGTACTGGCGGCGGAACGGAAATTGAAGGATTAGTCGTTGGAGACGATGGCGGGACTAGAACCATCGACGAGCGCTTCAAATCTAGCGAGAGAAACTCCGGGCTAGGTTGCTCGACCTCTCCAACTCGTATTCCTGCCGCTGGCTGGACTAAAATTGTGACCGTGCGCGGATCGGTCTGCCGCAAGCGCACCCTCAGCACTGGGCTACTAGTATCTAAAGTCGGTCCCTGTACCGTTCTAGCTAATTGAGCGTTAGTAATAGTAATGCTGTAGGCAGCAGACGACCGATCCCAACCACTAGCGTAGACTAAAGTTCGATCGCCTTTGATGTAGAGGCGATCGCCACGCAAGTCCACCGATTCAATTGTGGCTAATTCTGTCGTTCTGTTGCGCCGCTCTCTAACAGCGCGATCCGTATACCGATTTCGACTCGGAAGTAAAACGACTCCACCGAATTGATTGCCCAACTGACCTCCAAATCGACTGACCATCGCCCGCCAGTTAGGGCTATCGCGATCGACTTCCATCGTGAGGCGGACGATTGGTCGCTCGGACTGAGCTTGACTGAGGAAAATCTTTTTGACCCCAAAACGGCTAAATGCCTTTGGGGGCAAGAAATTAGGTGCTAAACTCGCGCCCTTAAGATCGACAATAATTTTGTCTTCGTCCCCGTCAGAGTTGCGATCGATACTAACATCGAGCTTGCCAGTGCCAACAGTACGGATAAAAAAGCCATCACCCGTAGCACGAACGCCTTGCACTTGCAGGCTATTGGCAGCTGGGATAGGCGTGACTGGTGTAGTAGTGCGGTTGGTGCGCCGTAAATACTGCCTGGGTGGAGAGACAGCAGGACTAGGATTGGATAAAGGTGCTGCTTCTAATTGTCTTGGCGCTGCGATCGTCAAAGGTGCAGTAGTCGCTGCTGGTAGCTCCGTTGGTGGTGATGAAGGGGCAGCCGTCAAAGGTGCAGTAGTCGCTGCTGGCGGCTCCATAGATGGCTGCGGAGATTCTGGAGGCGTAGTCGCAGCTGGTGGCTCTACAGATGGCTGCGGAGATTCTGAGGACGCAGGCTCGTCTGACGACTGCGGTGCAGGAGCGGGAGACGAGCTAGCAATCTTTTCTGGCTGCGGCAATTGCACCAACCAATGACTGGGAGAAGCACCGCGAACCTTTACCTGGTTAGGGTCGAGACTGTACTCTGGACTGAGTTCGAGCGCAATCCGCGTCGTTTTCTTGTCAACCTGTCCAATTCGGAGAGCGCGAAACGCTCCACCTGCTTTCTGTTTGACTGTCGTTCGCTTCAGAGCTGTCCCCGGCAAGTCAATCACTAGGCGCGTGGGGTTAAATACCAGCTTTGCTCTGGGTTGAACTTTGCCTTCTGTTTTGATTTCCAGTCGATTTTGTTTGGCATTAAAATGCCACGATTTCAGACTCGCCGCCTCAGTAGGAGACGAGATTAGAAAAATGCCTAAAGTACTGGGTAAAAGCCAGTATAATTTCACGGTGCTTTCTCCTTATGCGCATGCATCCCAGCTGTCAACGTCTCCTCTGTTGGCGCTGTTTCACTCCATCCGATCCCGCAGTGTCGAGCCAATGCCGACCATGAGTATACCTGAGTCCTCCAATAATGGTTGAAACTAGATTTAAACATAATGTGAAATGCTTCTCATCAATTTTGACGATTCGCGCTTCATCTAAGTATTCCCATTGCAGTCCGCTCACACCAACAAGCGATCGATTAATTTATTTCAATTGAGCCATTCATTTTAAGAAATATTGAACTGAGTAGCAGAAGATTTCAGTAGTGTAATGCATAATTTTTCAAATGCTAATAGTTTTTTGACCCTCCTTAGTAGTGACGCGATCGCGTTTTTTAATTTAGTACCGTATCTTGCGGCAGCGATCGCAGTCTGCCCGTAACAGAACGATAAAAGTACATCAAAATTTACAATTTTGCGGGGTGAGGAGTGAGGAGCGAGGAGTGAGGGAAATTTAGGGTTTTGGCTTGTGGAATTGAATTTCTTCCTTGTCCTCCTTGTCCTCCTTGTCTCTCTACACGGGAGTTTCTGGTTCACCTCCTACAGCAGTGGTGGGTGGAAAGACGAAACGCAAGAGGGGGGGTGCTAAAAACGTGGTAAGAATCACCATCATGATAATCGCAGCTTCTAGCGGTTTAGAAAGAACGCCGCTTGCAGAACCAACGCCAGCAAATACTAGTCCTACCTCGCCTCTAGGAATCATGCCTACCCCGATCGCTAAACGATTGATGCCAGGTTGTCCGAAGACGGCAGCACCCGTGACGACTTTACCGACGATCGCCACAGCAATCAGGAAGATAGCAATAATCAACCCCTCACGGTTACTGGGAACGGCGGGATTGAGGACTCCCAAGTCAGTTTTTGCCCCTACTGTGACAAAAAAGATGGGAACGAGCATATCCGCGATCGGTACGACTTGTTTCTGAAGTTCTTTGCGCTTATCAGTTTCGTCTAGCACTAAACCAGCGGCAAATGCTCCCAAAATCGCCTCTAGATGGATTGCCGCAGCTAAGTATGACATGACAAAAGCAAAGATAAAAGCTGGGATGACTAATTCACCTCGCGTCTTGATGCGATCGACGATGGTAACGAAGGTTTTATTGAAAACATTGCCAAGTAGAATTGCCCCTAATAAAAAACCGCTGGCACTAATAATCAGATAAACAACATTACCCACGTCCACTTCGCCAGTTTTTGCCAAGCTTGCCACCACTGCCAGTACGATGATGCCCAGGACATCATCAATTACGGCGGCTCCTAAGATAATTTGACCTTCTCTTGAGTTGAGAGTTCCCAGTTCCGACAAGACTTTGGAAGTAATACCAATACTCGTTGCAGTCAAGGCAGCACCAGCAAAAATCGCAGGCACGGCAGGTACACCAAACCAAATCATCAACCCTGCCGTGCCTGCACCAAACGGCACGGCTACCCCTACACAAGCCACCACAGCCGCTTGGATACCGACTGCCATTAATTCTTTTAAATTTGATTCCAGCCCAATTTCAAATAGCAGGATCACCACACCTAGCTCAGCTAAAACTGAAATAACTTCACTTTGAGCGGCAAAAGTGGGAGCGACTTCCTCCGGTGCTAGTCCTGCGGTGGTTTGAAGGAAATTCATAATCAGAGAACTCGTGGCATCAGCCCCACCTTCTGGAAATACCAATAGATGTAAGGCAGAAACTCCA
This genomic window contains:
- a CDS encoding ATP-binding protein, with the translated sequence MDTQTNSSFEFLQLQAASLLIYQSVLTDEVGQAFLNLLRSLRQIDLLQSLRHNEVDELGCVRAYGNYFKAIASCNQSWQDYLISQILVDNNPFSRQIQNTDLVDLPPSLIAAVQQDLQALQSLYQCSGIQLSQWVQAAAKLNVPPVAWTEIHTKKTTEIISDRTIYHKLSQLENWADILSDLAAYYCQHGTGIFAKYRALRWQSGQLIGIPHADPVQLQQLVGYEYQRDTLKKNTEFLLAGYPALHVLLYGSRGSGKSSLVKGLLHEYGDKNLRLIEVAKSDLAALPAIVEQLRGVPQKFIIFVDDLSFEEDDDAFKALKVVLEGNLTARPQNVVVYATSNRRHLVREMFGDRPRPSQNEEVGVWDTVQEKLSFSDRFGLTLTFEPANQDTYLHIVRHLASLAGISISDTDLDYRALQWATRHNGRSGRTARQFVDFLQADLNLGSQSRE
- the sds gene encoding solanesyl diphosphate synthase, with the translated sequence MTSATSLFSPVEADLRILSENLIELVGTRHPILSAAAEYLFGAGGKRVRPAIVLLMSRATMLDEEITLRHRRLAEITEMIHTASLVHDDVVDEAPMRRGVPTVHSLFDNRIAILAGDFLFAQASWHLANLDNLEVVKLLSEVIMNFATGEIQQGMTRFDTAMTIEAYLDKSYYKTASLIANSSKAAGLLSGGSKEIVDRMYGYGRHLGLAFQVVDDILDFTGSTEVLGKPAGSDLKSGNLTAPALYALAEKPYLEVLVERRFEQEGDLEEALALIKDSQGIQKARELASYHANQAVECIGYLPVSESRQALIAMSDYVLNRLY
- a CDS encoding cation:proton antiporter, producing MELDGFSWVSNFTLWGSTPLLLTVPEAEANSALVLAGVLLSLVVIYFASKVGGEISNRFGLPPVLGELVGGVIVGVSALHLLVFPEGGADATSSLIMNFLQTTAGLAPEEVAPTFAAQSEVISVLAELGVVILLFEIGLESNLKELMAVGIQAAVVACVGVAVPFGAGTAGLMIWFGVPAVPAIFAGAALTATSIGITSKVLSELGTLNSREGQIILGAAVIDDVLGIIVLAVVASLAKTGEVDVGNVVYLIISASGFLLGAILLGNVFNKTFVTIVDRIKTRGELVIPAFIFAFVMSYLAAAIHLEAILGAFAAGLVLDETDKRKELQKQVVPIADMLVPIFFVTVGAKTDLGVLNPAVPSNREGLIIAIFLIAVAIVGKVVTGAAVFGQPGINRLAIGVGMIPRGEVGLVFAGVGSASGVLSKPLEAAIIMMVILTTFLAPPLLRFVFPPTTAVGGEPETPV
- a CDS encoding sigma 54-interacting transcriptional regulator — protein: MSPDLLIWLQERTALSVLSSEVLNAIAQVAVERVIPANERLVVEETDPEALYILQQGRLESKYTNSTSSVWATSLLPGSVINLQELILEQPVQRTVTALTECHLWAVPTAEFQQIVGQYPEIFQTISRQLAQELSQLTSALSYEQERAIALRPYLVTKVKRGIIGTSRYAVRLRQEIREAASNKKSVLIFGEPGLEKDNIATLIHFGSPQRRQPIIKVNCNLLQTSGADLFGRVGGKPGLLEWLGEGTLVLNNTQELPEELVPKIAQLLQTGTYNPVSRSEDTPDVTRTTQARILAIAERTQPAIARCIGQTIKVPPLRVRKTDLKALVEYYISLYTRSEGLAKSKIAPEALRRLQSYDFPGNLKELQSLVDRAIVQSGEETELTEEIFWSAQTKKKQFRVNLLNIYPGLRRFLRSSWYPDRINYGFTLWFFAFIVIILFVGPQQRDRNFALNMFWAWWWPLVLLGFPFVGRLWCAVCPFMIYGEVTQKLSQWLFPQRKLKQWHREQAEKWGGWFLFGLFTLIFLWEELWNLENTAYLSSCLLLLITAGAMIFSAIFERRFWCRYLCPIGGMNGLFAKLSMTELRAQQGTCSAECTTYQCYKGGPQKGEGMETNGCPLYSHPAQLEDNRDCVLCMTCLKACPHRSVELNLRPPGIELWTTHVPHTYEVALLLLLLGGIFLHRLPEIQTSLGLEIDLTQFLPHLGLSLFVLLVPAGFVFVVYGLMRSLFWVKNYVTQRRRGAKDTKDISRFMVKPFGELVYGYLPLVLGGSLAHYLRLGLGEAGRILPVTFATFGLSGTGLPVVVAHPAVIAFLQGTTLIFSVLLTVVLTQKIARQPLRMMLTQHLGAVIIAASIWAIVVGR
- a CDS encoding N-acetylmuramoyl-L-alanine amidase encodes the protein MKLYWLLPSTLGIFLISSPTEAASLKSWHFNAKQNRLEIKTEGKVQPRAKLVFNPTRLVIDLPGTALKRTTVKQKAGGAFRALRIGQVDKKTTRIALELSPEYSLDPNQVKVRGASPSHWLVQLPQPEKIASSSPAPAPQSSDEPASSESPQPSVEPPAATTPPESPQPSMEPPAATTAPLTAAPSSPPTELPAATTAPLTIAAPRQLEAAPLSNPSPAVSPPRQYLRRTNRTTTPVTPIPAANSLQVQGVRATGDGFFIRTVGTGKLDVSIDRNSDGDEDKIIVDLKGASLAPNFLPPKAFSRFGVKKIFLSQAQSERPIVRLTMEVDRDSPNWRAMVSRFGGQLGNQFGGVVLLPSRNRYTDRAVRERRNRTTELATIESVDLRGDRLYIKGDRTLVYASGWDRSSAAYSITITNAQLARTVQGPTLDTSSPVLRVRLRQTDPRTVTILVQPAAGIRVGEVEQPSPEFLSLDLKRSSMVLVPPSSPTTNPSISVPPPVPAAPPRARDRNGKTIVVIDPGHGGKDPGAVAGGVHEKDIILPISNRVAQILEQNGVHVVLTRDSDYFVGLQGRVDIAERVNADLFVSIHANSLPTRPDISGLETYYFDSGYNLAVTIHNAMLRNVPNLRDRRVRKARFYVLRKSSMPAVLVETGFMTGQHDAPRLKTAAYQNQLAEAIAQGVLQYIKQQR
- the murI gene encoding glutamate racemase, with protein sequence MFYSYLSINNPSDFPSREPQQSPIGVFDSGVGGLTVLTQLYRQLPNESILYFGDTARLPYGTRSPAEIVQFTREILCWMQQQQVKMVVMACHTGSALALETVRWEFPFPILGVILPGAKAAVKQGKRIGVIATPATAASNAFPQAIQEIDSTAKVWQVGCPEFVPLIEDNRINEPYTKEVARRYLAPLIQQQIDTLIYGCTHYPHLSPVLRSLLPTSIKLVDPAIHVVKAVACELDLLGLRNNLPPMPTRFCVSGCPQQFIQSSVRWLGYAPVVEKVNLETVLTPSYPLELLD
- a CDS encoding class I SAM-dependent methyltransferase, with product MGFYSQRILPYLLDWSLSDPTMAQYRKEVLANVTGEVLEIGFGTGLNLSYYPENIDKLVAIDANPGVHALAQKRIQKSHITVDNRVLNGENLPMADNTFDSVVSTWTLCSIAKVEQALQEIYRVLKPGGKFFFVEHGLSHEPQVQVWQNRLTPLQKVIADGCHFNRNIKQLVEKQFDLVTVEEFYAEKTPKFVGYLYQGVATKAG